A genome region from bacterium includes the following:
- a CDS encoding cold shock domain-containing protein: protein MAKAGNWRGRRVRRDTPPSRPRRPRPPHTEPGDLMARLDRLESVVRAIAAHLGIEAYASRQGGTSRGEVPRDAPRRDARESGAESAHTVVRTVARRLSGRIKLYHPERGYGFVVSPGQAGEVFFHRSDCRTDPATLEPSAAVTFDLAEMANGHVKAVNLTGSA from the coding sequence GTGGCGAAGGCAGGCAACTGGAGAGGCCGGCGGGTACGGAGGGACACGCCGCCGTCGCGGCCGCGCCGTCCGCGTCCTCCGCACACCGAGCCGGGAGACCTCATGGCCCGGCTCGACCGTCTGGAGTCGGTGGTGCGGGCCATTGCCGCGCACCTTGGGATCGAGGCGTACGCTTCCCGGCAGGGCGGCACGTCGAGGGGCGAGGTGCCGCGGGACGCGCCCCGCCGCGACGCGCGCGAGTCCGGGGCGGAGAGCGCCCATACGGTCGTCCGAACCGTCGCGCGCAGACTGTCCGGCCGCATCAAGCTGTACCATCCGGAGCGCGGGTACGGGTTCGTGGTGAGCCCGGGGCAGGCGGGCGAGGTGTTCTTTCACCGGAGCGACTGCCGGACGGACCCGGCCACCCTCGAGCCGTCGGCCGCCGTGACCTTCGACCTCGCGGAGATGGCGAACGGGCACGTCAAGGCGGTCAACCTCACCGGCAGCGCGTAA